GTCGGCTCGCCGGGCGACGTCAGCGGGCTGCTCGCCGTCGGGCACGCCGTCCCGCCACAAGAGCCAGCCGGGGCGCTCGGCGCGGATGTCGTCGGTCGTTCGGCCCTCGTAAGCGCCGTAGTCCCACTCGAGCAGGTCGTCGGATCGCTCGCCCTCGCCCATTCCCGCCAGTCGACAGGTGTCCACGGCGCGCGACGCCGGGCTCGTGAGCACCAGCGCGAATCGCCGGTTGGCGAGCTTGGTCCCCACCTGCATCGCCTGACGTCGACCCGTCTCGGTAAGGGGAACGTCCGTGCGCCCGGTATGGCGCCCGGACAGGCTCCACTCCGTCTGGCCGTGGCGGACGAGGGTGATCGTCAGTTTGCGTTCCAGGGGGTGAGCGGCGGGGTCGCCGGCGGTGTCGATCGACCGTGGTCGTCACCCCTATCGGTCTGGCGGTCAGGGCGCTGGCGCTGGCGACTGTGGACGGCCCACGGATGGTGCTTGCCGTGGCGCCGGCCCCGACGCTGCTGGAGGGCCAGGTAGGCCCACGAGATCCAGCCCAGGGGCACGACACCCCAGAAGCTGACGATGCGGTAGAGCA
This genomic stretch from Acidimicrobiales bacterium harbors:
- a CDS encoding histidine phosphatase family protein, whose amino-acid sequence is MDTAGDPAAHPLERKLTITLVRHGQTEWSLSGRHTGRTDVPLTETGRRQAMQVGTKLANRRFALVLTSPASRAVDTCRLAGMGEGERSDDLLEWDYGAYEGRTTDDIRAERPGWLLWRDGVPDGEQPADVARRADRLIARLRGVSGDVICFSHGHILRMLAARWVNLGPDGGSRLALDTATISVLGYEREVSVVRLWNEAS